A genomic stretch from bacterium includes:
- a CDS encoding Gfo/Idh/MocA family oxidoreductase has translation MEKLRFGVVGCGGMGTLHVLNSKYIPGMEVVAYADIVKEKAEKFLSDFGGEYTTEDPGKLFADKSLDGVLIQTGEQAHPSLGIAAAKAGKHIFMEKPIAIEVEDALELERTVRESKIKYIIGLCFRLSPGAKRAKELLPNPWITYGQCNDLVSGQACHNLDLIVHKFHDAPIQTVYATGGHYYGMDEHLPADSFIATLRFADGSQASYIQHGTAYNASMSKFSFQLFGKDRCVYLSKRFKECHMSTNLTSDDMAFIFAGPDSTPFNPDAHFKDTRGPHGYMGHYDELVALCDAIRNDTEPPMTVEQGRHVLQVEKAIFESIETNQVVDYPKFLARWGTVQPKNG, from the coding sequence TTGGAGAAATTAAGGTTTGGTGTTGTAGGTTGCGGTGGGATGGGGACGCTTCATGTCTTGAACTCGAAGTATATCCCCGGTATGGAAGTAGTCGCTTACGCCGATATTGTTAAGGAGAAGGCAGAGAAGTTCCTCTCTGACTTTGGCGGTGAATATACCACCGAAGACCCCGGAAAATTATTCGCTGATAAGAGCCTTGATGGCGTTCTTATTCAAACGGGGGAACAGGCTCATCCATCATTAGGGATTGCTGCGGCGAAGGCCGGTAAGCATATCTTTATGGAAAAGCCGATTGCTATCGAAGTCGAGGATGCTCTAGAACTCGAACGTACTGTCCGTGAGTCGAAGATCAAGTATATTATCGGTTTATGCTTCAGGCTATCCCCCGGCGCTAAACGAGCGAAAGAACTTCTGCCAAACCCCTGGATTACTTATGGCCAGTGTAATGATTTAGTCTCTGGCCAGGCTTGTCATAATCTCGATTTAATCGTCCACAAGTTTCACGATGCCCCCATTCAGACAGTCTATGCAACAGGGGGACATTATTACGGTATGGATGAGCATCTGCCCGCTGATAGTTTCATCGCAACACTGCGCTTCGCTGATGGCTCTCAAGCAAGTTATATCCAGCATGGTACTGCCTATAACGCGAGCATGAGCAAGTTCTCCTTCCAACTCTTCGGTAAAGACCGATGCGTTTATCTGTCAAAGCGTTTTAAAGAGTGCCATATGAGCACAAACCTAACTAGTGATGACATGGCGTTTATCTTCGCGGGTCCGGATTCAACCCCTTTTAACCCCGATGCCCATTTTAAAGACACTCGTGGCCCTCATGGTTATATGGGGCATTATGATGAGTTGGTTGCTTTGTGCGATGCGATTCGAAATGACACCGAGCCTCCAATGACCGTTGAGCAGGGGCGGCATGTACTGCAGGTCGAGAAGGCTATCTTCGAGTCGATTGAAACGAACCAGGTAGTCGATTATCCGAAATTCTTAGCCCGGTGGGGAACCGTTCAACCCAAAAATGGGTGA